Proteins encoded in a region of the Geobacillus genomosp. 3 genome:
- the rplK gene encoding 50S ribosomal protein L11, translating to MAKKVIKIVKLQIPAGKANPAPPVGPALGQAGVNIMAFCKEFNARTADQAGLIIPVEITVFEDRSFTFITKTPPAAVLLKKAAGIESGSGEPNRNKVATIKRDKVREIAELKMPDLNAASIEAAMRMVEGTARSMGIVIED from the coding sequence GTGGCGAAAAAAGTAATCAAGATCGTCAAACTGCAAATTCCTGCAGGGAAAGCGAATCCGGCGCCGCCAGTAGGTCCTGCGTTAGGTCAAGCCGGTGTTAATATTATGGCGTTTTGTAAAGAGTTTAATGCCCGTACAGCCGACCAAGCAGGGTTGATCATTCCGGTTGAAATTACGGTTTTTGAGGACCGTTCATTTACATTCATCACGAAAACGCCGCCAGCCGCTGTATTGTTGAAAAAAGCGGCCGGCATCGAATCGGGCTCCGGCGAACCGAACCGCAACAAAGTGGCGACGATCAAGCGCGACAAAGTGCGTGAGATTGCCGAGTTGAAAATGCCGGATTTGAATGCGGCGAGCATTGAAGCAGCCATGCGCATGGTTGAAGGCACGGCTCGCAGCATGGGCATCGTGATTGAAGACTAA
- the rplA gene encoding 50S ribosomal protein L1: MPKRGKKYLEALKLVDRFKAYPVAEAIELVKKTNVAKFDATVEVAFRLGVDPKKADQQIRGAVVLPHGTGKVARVLVFAKGEKAKEAEAAGADYVGDTEYINKIQQGWFDFDVVVATPDMMGEVGKLGRILGPKGLMPNPKTGTVTFDVTKAVQEIKAGKVEYRVDKAGNIHVPIGKVSFDSEKLVENFATVYEAILKAKPAAAKGTYVKNVTITSTMGPGIKVDPTTVAVAQ, encoded by the coding sequence ATGCCGAAAAGAGGGAAAAAGTACTTAGAAGCGTTGAAGCTCGTTGACCGCTTCAAAGCCTATCCGGTTGCTGAAGCGATCGAGCTCGTGAAAAAAACGAACGTCGCAAAATTTGATGCGACGGTTGAAGTCGCGTTTCGTTTAGGTGTTGACCCGAAAAAAGCGGACCAACAAATTCGCGGTGCTGTCGTTCTGCCGCACGGCACAGGGAAAGTGGCGCGCGTGTTAGTGTTCGCGAAAGGGGAAAAAGCGAAAGAAGCAGAAGCAGCTGGCGCTGACTATGTTGGCGATACGGAATATATTAACAAAATCCAACAAGGATGGTTTGACTTTGACGTCGTTGTCGCTACGCCGGACATGATGGGTGAAGTCGGGAAACTCGGACGCATTTTAGGTCCGAAAGGGTTAATGCCGAACCCGAAAACCGGCACGGTCACGTTTGACGTAACGAAAGCGGTGCAAGAAATCAAAGCTGGTAAAGTAGAATACCGCGTCGACAAAGCCGGTAACATTCACGTGCCGATCGGCAAAGTATCGTTTGACAGCGAAAAGTTGGTTGAAAACTTTGCGACGGTTTACGAAGCGATTTTGAAAGCCAAACCGGCAGCGGCTAAAGGGACGTATGTCAAAAACGTGACGATTACGTCAACGATGGGCCCTGGTATTAAAGTGGACCCGACGACCGTAGCGGTTGCGCAATAA
- the rplJ gene encoding 50S ribosomal protein L10 yields MSSAIELKKQVVAEIAEKFRASKATVIVDYRGLNVAEMTELRKQLREAGIEFKVYKNTMTRRALAEIGLEGLNEVFTGPNAIAFSNEDVVAPAKVLSEFAKTHEALEIKGGVIEGNVASKEEIDALAKLPSREGLLSMLLSVLQAPIRNFALAVKAVADKQEEQGA; encoded by the coding sequence GTGTCGAGCGCGATTGAACTGAAAAAACAAGTGGTCGCTGAGATCGCGGAGAAATTCCGTGCCAGCAAGGCGACCGTCATCGTCGATTACCGCGGCTTAAACGTGGCGGAAATGACCGAGCTGCGCAAACAGCTGCGCGAAGCAGGCATTGAGTTCAAAGTGTACAAAAACACGATGACCCGCCGGGCGCTCGCGGAAATCGGCCTAGAAGGATTGAATGAGGTGTTTACCGGCCCGAACGCCATCGCATTCAGCAATGAAGATGTTGTAGCGCCGGCGAAAGTTTTAAGCGAGTTTGCCAAAACGCACGAGGCGTTGGAAATCAAAGGCGGCGTCATTGAAGGAAACGTCGCCAGCAAAGAAGAAATCGACGCCTTGGCGAAACTTCCGTCCCGCGAAGGGTTGCTCTCGATGTTGCTTAGCGTTCTTCAAGCCCCAATCCGCAACTTTGCGCTTGCGGTTAAGGCAGTGGCCGACAAACAAGAAGAACAAGGCGCGTAA
- the rplL gene encoding 50S ribosomal protein L7/L12 produces MTKEQIIEAVKNMTVLELNELVKAIEEEFGVTAAAPVVVAGGAAAGAEAAAEKTEFDVILADAGAQKIKVIKVVREITGLGLKEAKDLVDNTPKPVKEAVSKEEAEEIKAKLEEVGAKVEVK; encoded by the coding sequence ATGACGAAAGAACAAATCATTGAAGCAGTGAAAAATATGACGGTATTGGAATTAAATGAATTAGTCAAAGCGATTGAAGAAGAATTCGGCGTAACGGCCGCGGCTCCGGTTGTTGTTGCTGGCGGCGCAGCAGCTGGCGCTGAAGCAGCAGCTGAGAAAACAGAATTTGATGTCATCCTCGCTGATGCCGGCGCGCAAAAAATCAAAGTCATCAAAGTCGTTCGCGAAATCACTGGCCTCGGCTTGAAAGAAGCGAAAGACTTGGTTGACAACACGCCGAAACCGGTCAAAGAAGCTGTTTCGAAAGAGGAAGCTGAAGAAATTAAAGCAAAACTTGAAGAAGTTGGCGCGAAAGTTGAAGTGAAGTAA
- a CDS encoding class I SAM-dependent methyltransferase, translating to MNEHYYSARPTSERKPETWTFTLRGHEFRFTTDSGVFSKREVDFGTRLLIETFQQPDVAGDLLDVGCGYGPIGLALAKSFPDRRIQMIDVNERALELAEENRRANGIHNAMIYKSDLFSEVGEQRFAAIVTNPPIRAGKRVVHAIFEQSRDHLVHNGELWVVIQKKQGAPSALQKLNEWFAAVEVVAKKKGYYIIKSKKC from the coding sequence GTGAATGAACATTACTATTCGGCCAGACCGACGTCGGAGCGGAAACCGGAAACATGGACGTTTACATTGCGAGGGCACGAATTCCGCTTTACGACCGACAGTGGAGTATTCTCAAAGCGCGAGGTCGATTTCGGCACGCGTTTGCTGATTGAAACATTTCAACAACCGGACGTTGCCGGCGATTTGTTGGATGTCGGCTGTGGGTACGGGCCGATTGGGCTCGCCCTAGCCAAATCGTTTCCTGACCGCCGCATCCAGATGATCGATGTTAATGAGCGGGCGTTAGAGCTGGCGGAAGAAAACAGGCGAGCAAACGGCATCCATAATGCGATGATTTATAAAAGCGACTTGTTTTCGGAAGTTGGGGAACAGCGGTTTGCGGCGATTGTCACCAATCCGCCGATCCGGGCCGGCAAGCGGGTTGTCCATGCGATTTTTGAACAAAGTCGGGATCATCTAGTCCATAATGGGGAACTATGGGTTGTCATTCAAAAGAAACAAGGTGCTCCATCTGCGCTGCAAAAGCTGAATGAATGGTTTGCCGCTGTAGAGGTCGTCGCGAAGAAAAAAGGATATTATATCATAAAGTCGAAAAAATGTTGA